DNA from Thunnus thynnus chromosome 2, fThuThy2.1, whole genome shotgun sequence:
TACTTAATGGGTGATGTGGTCTCAGACACTTCAGAAAGCTCATGTATTGATCCACCAAACCACTTTACTCACTCTTACTCCAATTACTCATTCCACTGAAAGACATATGTAAGTAAAAACACATGTCCACATCGTCCTACCTGCTAGTGTCAGCGGAGGTGATGGCGATGAGTGGCGGGGTACGTAGTGGCAGTGTGGTGGGCCGTGGTGGAACTGTGACTGTGTCTGATTCTGGCTTACGATCACAGTAGTACTGCTCGGCCTGTCTGAAGGCCAAAGGGGGCAACTGCACTGTCCGGCAAGACAGCCTCCGCACCATGAAAGGCTCCATGCAGGTGACAGGCCCCGGCTCTGGGGAGTCAGATGAATCATCAGACACCTgagtgaggagaaaaagagaagacagaaagtAAAATCAACAGCAGATTGTTAGAATCAGAATAAGAAAGTATGCAGAGATCCTCATGGCAGACAGAAATTCTACAAACAGGGATTTAATAGAAGATGcaaaatgaattgaaatgaaaagaCAATGGCAAGAGGAGGACATCAAAGCTGGGGTTTTAGGGTCAGAAAGAGAGGACAGTGAGGGTCCATGCAGAATCAAACTATTAGCTGAGTTCAAGGTGTGCAAAGTTTGGGTTAGTGAAAATGTTAAAGGGTAAGTgagtgtaattattttttttgctattGCCATTAATGGACATGAAAGGTCTAAAAAACGCAGTCAGGCATCCCTACTGACTGCTCTAGCACAATTTACCCTTATCTGCCCAAAGTCAAAAGCTCTTCTTGTTTTGAAAAGCCCATTAAAAATTCAGTGTGCTGCTTCCCAGACCTAATGCATTATGTTGAGCAGCACATGCAAGATGGATGGAGGAGGATGATTTGTAATAATTTCACCAGATGTTTAATCTAACCCAACCCTCAGGTTtcatcaaagtttaaaaaagtaacttgtaactgtggaaaaaaacaattactttgtgttttaagaAATAAGTCGGATTATTTTTCTCCCAATTAATTTAAGCCATCTCTTGTGATATCTAGTGCATCATTAATGTTGtgtagaaaatatattattGTCTACAGTGGGAAAAAGCCACAGTGCAGATGCTAAATAGAGAAGATTTATCTTTGGATTCCTTTAGGTATGTTGTTGGATTTTCCAGATGGGTGACGTGCTGCTTCCAGCCAGCTTTCTCCAGTGGAGCTTAAAATGAGTTGAAGAAACCACtaatgcaaacatttgcttattGTACTGTAATGTTTATTTCAGTGTAGCATGTCCTACACTTGAAGGTACTtgaaggtataatatgtaattattccacattaaaatgtctaaaaacaactagacctatcttatatatttacttacattatgtacttacattatcccaaatgtttacaacaattttcaaacccagagaaatctgtaatttaatcaacgtaacggaccgtttcatctGGTTacatgtcaatggcgtcatacctcctctaccaaagagtaaacacgcacaagatgcatacggcggcgctgtgtttgtccgctac
Protein-coding regions in this window:
- the LOC137198573 gene encoding 3',5'-cyclic-AMP phosphodiesterase 4D isoform X2 → MQKNDRSGDDSQRDSVSDDSSDSPEPGPVTCMEPFMVRRLSCRTVQLPPLAFRQAEQYYCDRKPESDTVTVPPRPTTLPLRTPPLIAITSADTSRSC